The following coding sequences are from one Triticum dicoccoides isolate Atlit2015 ecotype Zavitan chromosome 4A, WEW_v2.0, whole genome shotgun sequence window:
- the LOC119285664 gene encoding mucin-5AC-like — protein MNSYSGDRSSSRPITTSFDSYQFDFGANPSRSSTSRPLRDQRPGGATNPSPRPTTTNTWSHQPVKTSWTHQPSPSAAAALGSGPVSMVGDISGRSWSATAPSSGIGLPQSNNPNLFSDLLGPALGSTRAQSNAPLRSAAAQPSKPSSANPRTNSSSFSMGGMASTLPKTTGAPIASGSYGVGGRPMKPAGMAPATASQPMAQKKDPFGSIDPFAAKPGSMNAAKQAGSAKLDQGFGVFQGVSSGANAGFSSFQKAGAGSSGFQSSGATKPSNVTPPPAPAPAPVSAAVNSGVDHFDTLFPSSASAPTASAASNGGGDMFGEMDGWVDVESEYVGGGDSSGTTTELEGLPPPPSGLTASAAKAKGMDNYKGGQYADAIKWLSWAVLLIEKTGKNAGIAEVLSSRASSYKEVGEYKKAIADCSKVLEQDKDNVTVLVQRALLYESSEKYRLGAEDLRLVLKIDPGNRLARSMIHRLNKMAD, from the exons ATGAACTCCTACTCCGGCGACCGGTCCTCCTCCCGTCCCATCACAACCTCCTTCGACTCCTACCAGTTTGACTTCGGGGCCAACCCCTCCCGCTCCTCCACCTCCCGCCCCCTCCGCGACCAGAGGCCAGGCGGCGCCACCAACCCTTCACCGAGGCCAACCACCACAAACACATGGTCACACCAGCCGGTGAAGACGTCCTGGACTCATCAGCCATCCCCGTCTGCGGCCGCGGCGCTCGGATCCGGGCCTGTGTCCATGGTCGGCGACATCTCCGGCCGGAGCTGGTCCGCCACTGCGCCCTCCTCCGGCATCGGCCTCCCTCAGTCCAACAACCCCAACCTCTTCAGCGACCTCCTCGGGCCGGCGCTTGGATCCACCCGAGCCCAGTCCAACGCGCCCCTCAgatcagcagcggcccagccctccAAGCCTTCAAGCGCTAATCCTAGGACCAACAGCTCTTCCTTCTCGATGGGCGGTATGGCAAGCACGCTCCCGAAAACCACCGGGGCACCGATAGCTTCTGGTAGTTATGGGGTTGGTGGCCGGCCAATGAAGCCGGCGGGCATGGCGCCGGCGACCGCGTCACAGCCCATGGCGCAGAAGAAGGATCCGTTCGGCTCCATAGATCCCTTCGCGGCGAAGCCTGGGTCTATGAATGCTGCAAAGCAGGCAGGTTCGGCCAAATTGGATCAGGGATTTGGCGTGTTTCAGGGCGTGAGTTCGGGCGCCAACGCTGGATTCAGTAGTTTCCAGAAAGCCGGCGCTGGATCCAGTGGCTTCCAGAGTTCTGGTGCCACGAAGCCTTCCAATGTTACGCCTCCGCCTGCACCCGCTCCAGCGCCTGTTTCTGCAGCGGTGAACTCTGGCGTGGATCATTTTGACACGCTGTTTCCTTCGTCCGCATCTGCACCAACTGCTTCTGCGGCGAGTAATGGTGGCGGTGACATGTTTGGTGAGATGGATGGTTGGGTGGACGTGGAGTCGGAGTATGTTGGTGGTGGTGATAGCAGTGGCACAACCACAGAGCTGGAGGGATTACCGCCACCACCGTCTGGGTTGACGGCATCTGCTGCTAAGGCAAAAGGAATGGATAATTACAAGGGTGGGCAGTATGCTGATGCTATCAAATGGTTGTCTTGGGCTGTTCTGCTCATCGAGAAGACTGGAAAAAATGCTGGTATTGCAGAGGTGTTGTCATCAAGGGCCTCGTCCTACAAGGAGGTCGGCGAGTACAAGAAGGCTATTGCTGACTGTTCGAAG GTGCTTGAGCAAGATAAGGACAATGTGACAGTGCTAGTGCAACGTGCTCTCTTATATGAGAGCAGTGAGAAATATAGGCTTGGGGCTGAGGACCTGCGTTTGGTTCTGAAGATTGACCCTGGGAATCGTCTTGCCAGGAGTATGATTCATCGATTGAACAAAATGGCTGACTAG